The following are encoded in a window of Mycolicibacterium tusciae JS617 genomic DNA:
- a CDS encoding IS110 family transposase → MLFVGDDWAQDHHDVYLMDEEGARFAARRLPEGLTGIGRLHEMIAAHGEDPGEVIVGIEKDHGLWVGALAASGYQVYAINPMAVARYRDRHSVSGAKSDGADAKLLADLVRTDRHNHRLLVGDSDQAESIKVLARAHQNLIWTRARQISMLRAGLLEYYPAALQAFPNLGDRDRDRDALAVLGRAPTPGQGARLSLSKIAAALKAGGRQRGIDERARETQALLRGQQLHAPAAVTAAYGAATSASVNIVVELTNQISAVETELAEHFRTHPDADIYLSLPGLGVILGARVLGEFGDDPNRFTDAKCRKNYAGTSPVTVASGRKRAVLARHVRNRRLYDALDRWAFATLKCSPGARAFYDHHRAAGDTHHKALRALANRLVGILHGCLRHHTPYNEDTAWAHRLPAAA, encoded by the coding sequence ATGTTGTTTGTCGGCGATGACTGGGCCCAAGACCATCACGACGTGTACTTGATGGATGAGGAGGGCGCTCGGTTCGCGGCTCGGCGACTCCCCGAAGGGTTGACCGGTATCGGGCGGCTGCACGAGATGATCGCTGCCCATGGCGAAGATCCCGGCGAGGTGATCGTGGGGATCGAGAAAGACCACGGTCTGTGGGTGGGCGCGTTGGCCGCCAGCGGCTATCAGGTGTATGCGATCAATCCGATGGCGGTCGCGCGTTACCGTGATCGACACAGCGTCTCGGGGGCGAAATCCGATGGCGCCGATGCGAAATTGTTGGCCGACCTGGTACGCACCGATCGGCACAACCATCGCCTTCTGGTCGGAGACAGCGATCAGGCCGAGTCGATCAAGGTGTTGGCGCGGGCACATCAGAATCTGATCTGGACTCGAGCACGTCAGATCAGCATGTTGCGTGCGGGGTTGTTGGAGTATTACCCGGCGGCGTTGCAGGCGTTCCCCAATCTCGGCGACCGTGATCGCGACCGCGATGCTCTGGCGGTGTTGGGCCGTGCCCCCACGCCGGGTCAGGGTGCCCGGCTAAGCCTGAGCAAGATCGCCGCAGCGCTCAAAGCGGGTGGGCGCCAACGCGGTATCGATGAACGCGCCCGTGAGACCCAGGCCCTGCTGCGCGGCCAGCAGCTGCACGCACCTGCAGCCGTGACGGCAGCCTACGGGGCCGCCACCAGCGCCTCGGTGAACATCGTGGTCGAGCTGACCAATCAGATCAGCGCGGTGGAAACCGAACTGGCTGAGCATTTTAGGACGCACCCGGACGCCGACATCTACCTCTCCCTGCCAGGACTCGGTGTCATCCTCGGCGCCCGGGTGCTCGGTGAGTTCGGGGACGACCCGAACCGATTCACCGACGCTAAGTGTCGCAAAAACTACGCCGGAACCTCACCGGTAACCGTGGCTTCTGGCCGAAAACGTGCCGTCCTGGCCCGACACGTGCGTAACCGACGGCTCTACGACGCGCTCGACCGCTGGGCCTTCGCCACCCTCAAATGCAGCCCCGGTGCCCGCGCCTTCTACGACCACCACCGCGCCGCCGGCGACACCCACCACAAAGCACTGCGCGCTCTGGCCAACCGACTCGTCGGAATCCTGCACGGTTGCCTACGCCACCACACGCCCTATAACGAAGACACCGCCTGGGCACACCGCCTGCCCGCCGCCGCTTGA
- a CDS encoding dihydrofolate reductase family protein, translated as MGKLIYGFNVSVDGYIADAQGSIDWSDPSDELHQYWNDFERETALTFYGRRLYDLMSAYWPTADETPEATALIVDFAHIWRDMSKVVFSRTLESVDWNSRLERGDPVEVVTKLKAETDGQLEVAGATLAAPIVQAGLVDEYRIVIAPTAVGGGTPFFPTLPSWISLRLLENRTFPGGTVLLRYEAKHD; from the coding sequence GTGGGCAAACTCATCTATGGCTTCAACGTGTCGGTGGACGGGTACATCGCCGACGCACAAGGCAGTATCGACTGGTCCGATCCGAGCGACGAACTGCACCAGTACTGGAACGACTTCGAGCGGGAGACCGCGCTGACGTTCTACGGGCGGCGGCTCTATGACCTGATGTCCGCCTACTGGCCGACCGCCGACGAGACTCCGGAGGCCACTGCACTGATCGTCGACTTCGCGCACATCTGGCGCGACATGTCCAAGGTCGTGTTCTCGCGCACCCTGGAGTCCGTCGACTGGAACTCCCGCCTGGAACGCGGCGACCCGGTCGAGGTCGTGACGAAGCTGAAAGCCGAAACCGACGGCCAGCTGGAGGTAGCCGGTGCGACGCTGGCCGCACCGATCGTGCAGGCCGGGCTGGTCGATGAGTACCGGATCGTGATCGCGCCCACCGCCGTGGGCGGCGGCACACCGTTCTTCCCGACGCTGCCGTCATGGATCTCGCTGCGACTGTTGGAGAACCGCACCTTCCCGGGCGGCACGGTCCTACTGCGCTATGAGGCGAAACACGACTGA
- a CDS encoding type VII secretion target — translation MLVDPEILRAFSGHVDTASAAITAADLGATVSSAGDGLPASTTQWAAHSVGEHLASMADGLAENVAKMGQAVRGAADTFEVADDALAGSFDGLF, via the coding sequence GTGCTCGTCGACCCTGAGATCCTGCGGGCGTTTTCCGGACATGTCGACACCGCGAGCGCAGCCATCACTGCTGCTGACCTGGGTGCGACAGTGTCATCGGCAGGCGATGGACTGCCCGCGTCGACGACGCAGTGGGCGGCGCACTCGGTGGGCGAACATCTCGCCTCGATGGCCGACGGGCTGGCCGAGAATGTCGCGAAGATGGGGCAGGCCGTCCGCGGCGCGGCCGACACGTTCGAGGTCGCCGACGACGCGTTGGCCGGCAGTTTCGACGGGTTGTTCTGA
- a CDS encoding serine hydrolase domain-containing protein: MIATVARLCLAVGASVVMLATACSSAEEIPPTVSPSTPPPVAAPRSTPAPIAAPTPDVPGVSTLINDAIAARQLPGAVVVVGHGGDIVFHRAFGERKLAGEPGLDGSPAPAEPMTEDTIFDVASLTKPLATATAVMQLYEQGKVRLDDPVQQYLPDFNAGNDPQRAAVTVRMLLTHTSGEPGDVNLGDPWGLKAPDRAEGFHRTLTTPLVSAPGSGFRYSDINFILLGGLVEKVTGETEDDYVQHNVFAPLGMGDTRFLPVAKVCGPHTMRGAAIGWAPGQVPAECPAGTWDIGLLPRIAPTARDEENRGDPSRNPDLDYLLRGTVQDTTARRMGGVAGHAGVFSTARDVGVFAQSLLDRLAGRPSEFPLKQETLALMTAPAQPGHTANQIDAANEALAAGADRHPAIAGQSLRGLGWDIDSPFSQARGTVFPVGSFGHTGFTGTTLWLDPGSDTYVILLTNSIHTRGSPPIAHLSGEVATAVAQALNLQ; encoded by the coding sequence ATGATCGCCACGGTGGCACGCCTCTGCCTTGCCGTCGGCGCTTCGGTGGTCATGCTCGCGACGGCGTGTTCTAGTGCCGAGGAGATACCGCCGACCGTCAGCCCGTCGACACCCCCACCGGTCGCTGCTCCCCGATCGACGCCCGCGCCCATCGCGGCACCGACTCCTGACGTGCCGGGCGTCTCGACGTTGATCAACGACGCGATCGCGGCACGCCAATTGCCGGGCGCCGTCGTGGTGGTCGGACACGGCGGCGACATCGTCTTCCACCGGGCGTTTGGCGAGCGCAAGCTTGCCGGTGAGCCTGGGTTGGACGGATCCCCGGCGCCCGCCGAGCCGATGACCGAGGACACCATCTTCGACGTGGCGTCGTTGACCAAGCCGCTCGCGACGGCGACGGCCGTCATGCAGCTGTACGAACAGGGCAAGGTCCGGCTCGACGATCCTGTGCAGCAGTATCTGCCGGACTTCAACGCGGGCAACGATCCTCAGCGCGCTGCGGTGACGGTACGCATGCTGTTGACCCACACCTCAGGGGAACCGGGAGACGTCAACCTCGGCGATCCATGGGGCCTCAAGGCGCCGGACAGGGCGGAGGGCTTCCACCGTACGTTGACGACGCCGCTGGTGTCAGCTCCGGGCAGTGGGTTTCGCTACTCCGACATCAACTTCATTCTGCTTGGCGGGTTGGTGGAGAAGGTCACCGGCGAGACAGAAGATGACTATGTGCAGCACAACGTCTTTGCACCGCTGGGCATGGGCGACACCCGCTTTCTACCGGTAGCGAAAGTATGTGGCCCGCACACGATGAGAGGCGCGGCGATTGGCTGGGCTCCTGGACAAGTGCCAGCCGAATGTCCAGCGGGGACTTGGGATATCGGCCTGCTGCCGCGCATCGCGCCGACAGCACGTGACGAGGAAAACCGAGGTGATCCGAGCAGGAACCCAGACCTCGACTATCTGCTGCGCGGCACGGTGCAGGACACGACGGCGCGGCGGATGGGCGGAGTGGCCGGGCACGCCGGCGTGTTCTCGACGGCGCGCGATGTCGGCGTCTTCGCGCAATCGCTGCTGGATCGGCTTGCGGGACGGCCGAGCGAATTCCCGTTGAAGCAAGAAACTTTGGCGTTGATGACGGCTCCTGCGCAGCCCGGACATACGGCAAACCAGATCGATGCGGCCAACGAAGCGTTAGCTGCCGGCGCGGACCGTCATCCAGCGATCGCGGGCCAAAGTCTGCGCGGCCTCGGTTGGGACATCGATTCGCCGTTCTCCCAAGCTCGAGGCACGGTCTTCCCGGTCGGCAGCTTCGGACATACCGGCTTCACCGGGACGACGCTGTGGCTGGATCCGGGCTCGGACACCTACGTGATCCTGCTGACCAACTCGATCCACACGCGGGGCAGTCCACCGATCGCGCACCTGTCGGGTGAGGTAGCGACGGCCGTCGCACAGGCTCTGAACCTGCAGTGA
- a CDS encoding AAA family ATPase, translated as MVADYPPIEREIVLTEEFRHALTLLADGRHMFLTGKAGTGKSTLIRHFMANTDRNVVVVAPTGIAALNVDGYTIHRLFGFRTTTTLTDINGGQYRPGRFTKTLSSLQTLIIDEASMVRADMFDMVAGALERFGPAPGTRFGGVQIVLVGDLYQLPPVITGGEEAYFSTVYQTPYFFSARKFERDDFPTVSLTTVFRQLGDDRMTAILNEIREGVLLGHAQELLNARADAEFVPPDGQFWLTLAPTNRLVTARNRQHLERLPGDEMVHRATESGDLSLFDKPIEDELRFKVGAQVMMLNNDQGDRWVNGSIGRVVGVDYDRYGAVVDVEFSDGSCADVTPFTWEATRPVVDGGSLRREVIGTFTQLPFKLAWAITIHKSQGQTLDRLVVDLTGGMFSTGQLYVALSRCTSLAGLVLKRPVLPKDLKTDRRIARFLRDSAGDAGTRRYCAIGMLTVGDEGRMSRPRPVELAVAFDDGTAVSTLINPQRDLADARNAFGISVSDVLLAPTLREAWAVIAPMLAGCTPVGVGVDETLGLIDFELKRLGHVAVMPMGVELGRVPVTGRTALELAQSALKAHASAEVDAGSSPFEEPELVELVSGLLVSRDHSVRTPSADHLPALSALLRVSRDVGAVMMGGLATVDLDKSEESTWDAAARQSVADQLRAAASRTLLPAEVVARLHEASTLLGVDVVTGAATVARDDIGAAMAPGARICFTGTALDGIGRIVERDEMERLAMSAGLTPVRSVTKTRCEVLITAEAGTQSGKARKAHEYGKAVFTAEEFFTWLADRD; from the coding sequence ATGGTTGCCGACTACCCGCCCATAGAACGCGAGATCGTCCTCACCGAGGAGTTCCGCCATGCGTTGACGCTGCTTGCCGACGGCAGGCACATGTTCCTCACGGGCAAGGCCGGTACCGGCAAGTCGACGCTGATCCGCCACTTCATGGCGAACACCGACCGCAATGTCGTGGTCGTCGCGCCGACCGGTATCGCCGCGCTCAACGTCGACGGCTACACCATTCACCGACTGTTCGGGTTCCGCACCACGACGACGCTGACCGACATCAACGGGGGGCAGTACCGGCCGGGCCGATTCACCAAGACACTCTCGTCGCTGCAGACCCTGATCATCGACGAGGCGTCCATGGTCCGAGCCGACATGTTCGACATGGTCGCCGGCGCGTTGGAGCGATTCGGACCCGCACCCGGTACGCGCTTCGGCGGCGTGCAGATCGTGCTGGTCGGGGACCTCTACCAGCTGCCACCGGTCATCACCGGCGGCGAGGAAGCCTACTTTTCGACGGTCTACCAGACGCCGTACTTCTTCTCCGCCCGCAAATTCGAGCGCGACGACTTCCCCACCGTGTCGCTGACCACGGTCTTCCGCCAGCTCGGCGACGATCGGATGACCGCGATACTCAACGAGATTCGCGAAGGTGTATTGCTCGGACACGCTCAGGAACTGCTCAACGCCCGCGCCGATGCCGAGTTCGTGCCACCAGACGGCCAGTTCTGGTTGACGCTGGCGCCGACGAACCGGCTGGTGACTGCGCGCAACCGTCAACATCTCGAGCGGCTGCCAGGTGACGAGATGGTGCACCGGGCAACCGAATCCGGTGATTTATCGCTTTTCGACAAGCCGATCGAGGATGAACTGCGGTTCAAGGTCGGCGCTCAGGTGATGATGCTCAACAACGATCAGGGCGACCGGTGGGTCAACGGCTCCATCGGGCGCGTGGTCGGCGTGGACTACGACCGCTACGGCGCCGTCGTCGACGTGGAATTCTCCGACGGATCATGTGCCGACGTCACGCCGTTCACGTGGGAGGCCACCCGCCCGGTGGTCGACGGCGGCTCGCTTCGGCGCGAGGTGATCGGCACGTTCACCCAGCTGCCGTTCAAGCTTGCCTGGGCGATCACGATCCACAAGAGCCAAGGGCAGACGCTGGACCGTCTGGTCGTCGACCTCACCGGCGGCATGTTCTCGACGGGCCAGCTGTATGTCGCGTTGAGCCGGTGCACGTCGTTGGCCGGCCTGGTGCTGAAACGTCCTGTGCTGCCGAAGGACCTGAAGACGGACCGTCGCATCGCCAGGTTTCTGCGCGACTCGGCCGGCGATGCGGGGACGCGTCGTTACTGTGCGATCGGCATGCTGACCGTCGGCGACGAGGGTCGCATGTCGCGGCCGCGGCCGGTGGAGTTGGCGGTGGCCTTCGATGACGGGACAGCGGTTTCGACGCTTATCAATCCGCAGCGCGATCTCGCGGATGCACGGAATGCGTTCGGTATCAGCGTGTCCGATGTCCTGCTGGCGCCGACGCTTCGGGAAGCCTGGGCGGTGATTGCGCCGATGCTGGCAGGGTGCACACCCGTCGGTGTCGGGGTGGACGAGACGCTGGGACTGATCGACTTTGAGCTCAAACGGCTGGGACACGTCGCGGTGATGCCGATGGGTGTCGAACTCGGAAGGGTGCCGGTGACGGGCCGCACGGCGTTGGAACTGGCCCAGTCGGCGCTCAAGGCGCACGCATCGGCCGAGGTCGATGCGGGGTCGTCGCCATTCGAGGAACCTGAGCTGGTGGAATTGGTTTCGGGTCTGCTGGTCAGTCGGGATCACTCCGTGCGCACACCGTCGGCCGATCACCTGCCGGCGTTGTCGGCATTGCTGCGGGTGAGCCGCGACGTGGGCGCCGTGATGATGGGCGGGCTGGCGACCGTGGATCTCGACAAGAGTGAGGAGTCGACGTGGGACGCTGCGGCCCGGCAGTCAGTGGCCGACCAACTGCGGGCTGCGGCGTCACGGACGCTGCTGCCGGCCGAGGTGGTGGCGCGGCTGCACGAAGCGTCGACACTACTCGGAGTCGATGTGGTGACCGGAGCAGCGACGGTGGCGCGTGACGACATCGGCGCGGCTATGGCTCCGGGCGCCCGGATCTGCTTTACCGGAACAGCTTTGGATGGCATCGGACGAATCGTAGAGCGCGACGAAATGGAGCGGTTGGCGATGTCGGCTGGATTGACGCCCGTGCGGTCGGTGACGAAGACACGGTGCGAGGTGCTGATCACCGCCGAGGCCGGCACGCAGTCGGGCAAAGCGCGCAAGGCGCACGAGTACGGCAAAGCGGTGTTCACCGCCGAGGAATTCTTCACGTGGCTGGCCGACCGTGACTAG